One stretch of Thermanaerosceptrum fracticalcis DNA includes these proteins:
- a CDS encoding DUF4931 domain-containing protein translates to MSSSTHLHFNSHLGAQKPRTIARQKPNPAQKNDTSCPFCNRESLVDILASEGPLVLLKNKYPVLEDTLQLVLIETYNCDEELSIYSKEHLHHVIRFGVEKWLEIENSGEFSSVIFFKNHGPFSGGTIFHPHMQIVGLKKVDYRENIREEDFEGVVITQAPGVEFNLSTKPRVGFFEFNVVLSDINQIDQMADYIQTAVHYVLNYFDYHCNSYNLFFYKLEEKIIAKIMPRFVTSPIYLGFSIPQVSNRIAEMARDVRERYFTEGTPSPNTPV, encoded by the coding sequence ATGTCTTCCAGTACTCATTTACACTTTAATTCCCACCTGGGCGCTCAGAAACCCAGGACCATCGCCCGGCAAAAGCCCAATCCAGCACAAAAAAATGACACAAGCTGTCCTTTCTGCAACCGTGAAAGTTTGGTCGATATCCTGGCATCCGAAGGTCCCCTCGTCCTTCTCAAGAATAAATATCCGGTTTTGGAAGATACCCTTCAACTGGTGTTAATAGAAACTTACAATTGTGATGAAGAACTTTCCATATACTCTAAAGAACACCTGCACCACGTAATTCGTTTCGGTGTGGAAAAATGGCTGGAAATAGAAAACAGCGGTGAATTTAGTTCCGTTATTTTCTTCAAAAATCATGGGCCCTTTTCGGGGGGAACCATCTTCCATCCCCATATGCAAATTGTAGGCCTAAAAAAAGTTGATTACCGCGAAAATATCAGGGAAGAAGATTTTGAAGGTGTTGTCATCACCCAAGCCCCGGGGGTGGAATTCAACCTTTCTACCAAACCACGTGTTGGTTTTTTTGAATTTAACGTGGTTCTCAGTGATATAAACCAGATTGATCAGATGGCGGATTATATCCAGACCGCCGTTCACTATGTTTTGAACTACTTTGACTATCACTGCAACAGTTACAACCTCTTCTTTTACAAACTGGAGGAAAAGATCATCGCCAAGATCATGCCCCGCTTTGTCACCTCGCCTATTTATTTGGGTTTTTCCATTCCCCAGGTGTCTAATCGTATTGCAGAAATGGCCCGGGATGTACGGGAAAGATATTTTACTGAAGGGACTCCGTCCCCTAACACCCCTGTTTAG
- a CDS encoding nitrogenase component 1: protein MSETNTHFRNVNENPCNMCMPMGGILALKGIEKTMVIIHGSQGCSTYMRRHISEHFNEPVDVASSSLNEKGTVYGGEENLKKGLDNLRKVYHPDFIGILTTCLAETIGEDIERIAQEYVRERDLSQDLVVAVPTPGYGGTHTEGYFLTIRRIVAKLAKKTQKHSRINVIIPNISPADIRELKRILSLMDIGYILLPDVSDTLDAPYSRLYHKIPEGGTPLAHIRAMSGAVATVELGITVDDSLSAGKYLEEEYGVPLYRLPLPMGIENTDLFLRTLGEITGKGVPRGLELERGRLLDCMIDSHKYNFQGRCAVFGETELVYAISTTCLENGIFPAVIATGSRNERLGALLAKSLQEGGSNYVLLNDTDFAHIREQCKIMKVNLAIGSSEGRYLTEREGIPLVRVGFPVHDQVGGQRILSLGYQGTMAFLDRITNTLLDNKHQNYRSSLYRKYFVG from the coding sequence ATGAGTGAAACAAATACTCACTTCCGCAATGTTAATGAAAATCCCTGTAATATGTGCATGCCTATGGGAGGAATTCTGGCCTTAAAAGGTATTGAAAAAACCATGGTCATTATCCATGGTTCCCAAGGCTGCAGCACTTATATGCGCAGGCATATCTCTGAACATTTCAATGAACCTGTCGATGTGGCTTCTTCTTCCCTCAATGAGAAAGGTACTGTGTACGGGGGGGAGGAAAACCTGAAAAAAGGGCTGGATAACCTTAGAAAGGTCTATCACCCGGATTTCATAGGTATTCTCACCACCTGCCTGGCAGAAACCATTGGTGAGGATATTGAAAGAATTGCCCAGGAATATGTGAGAGAAAGGGACCTGTCCCAAGATTTAGTGGTAGCTGTTCCTACGCCTGGTTATGGTGGTACTCATACCGAGGGATATTTTCTTACGATAAGAAGAATAGTTGCCAAACTGGCTAAGAAGACGCAAAAACACAGCCGGATTAATGTAATCATCCCTAATATCAGCCCTGCTGATATTAGGGAGCTTAAAAGGATATTGAGCCTGATGGATATTGGCTATATTCTTTTACCCGATGTTTCCGATACGTTAGACGCTCCTTATTCCAGGTTGTACCACAAAATTCCCGAAGGGGGTACCCCTCTTGCCCACATCAGGGCAATGTCAGGAGCCGTGGCTACGGTGGAACTGGGCATAACCGTCGACGACAGCCTTTCCGCGGGAAAATACCTGGAAGAGGAATACGGTGTTCCCCTCTATAGACTTCCCCTACCCATGGGCATAGAGAATACAGACCTGTTTCTAAGGACGCTGGGAGAGATAACAGGGAAAGGTGTCCCCAGGGGCTTGGAACTGGAGCGGGGCAGGCTCCTGGACTGTATGATTGATTCCCACAAGTATAACTTTCAGGGAAGATGCGCTGTCTTTGGGGAAACGGAACTGGTCTATGCCATATCCACTACCTGTCTGGAAAACGGTATTTTCCCTGCTGTAATTGCCACGGGCAGCAGGAATGAGAGGCTGGGTGCGCTGCTGGCCAAATCTCTGCAGGAAGGGGGCAGTAATTATGTTCTCCTCAATGACACAGATTTTGCCCATATCCGGGAGCAGTGCAAAATAATGAAGGTTAACCTGGCTATAGGCAGTTCCGAAGGCCGGTATTTGACGGAAAGAGAAGGGATACCCCTGGTGAGAGTGGGCTTTCCAGTCCACGACCAGGTAGGAGGCCAGCGTATCCTGTCCCTGGGTTACCAGGGAACCATGGCTTTTTTAGATCGTATCACCAATACCCTGCTGGACAATAAACATCAAAATTATCGCTCTTCTCTTTACCGGAAATATTTTGTCGGCTAG
- a CDS encoding P-II family nitrogen regulator, which produces MKEVMAIIRMNKVNVTKKALSEAGISSMTARKVLGRGKMVNVHSIIDELAAPEEVAGKIAEGLAQGSRLIPKRMLNIIVPDDQVQKVIETIIKVNQEGHSGDGKIFVLPILDVVRVRTCERGIDAI; this is translated from the coding sequence ATGAAAGAAGTTATGGCTATCATCCGTATGAACAAGGTAAATGTTACAAAAAAAGCTCTGTCCGAAGCAGGGATAAGTTCTATGACCGCAAGGAAGGTATTGGGGCGGGGCAAAATGGTTAATGTTCACTCCATCATTGATGAACTGGCTGCACCGGAAGAGGTGGCAGGTAAAATTGCCGAAGGTTTAGCCCAGGGTAGCAGGCTGATACCCAAGAGAATGCTTAATATTATCGTACCTGATGACCAGGTACAGAAAGTAATTGAGACTATTATTAAAGTCAATCAGGAAGGCCACAGCGGCGACGGCAAAATCTTTGTTTTGCCCATCCTGGATGTAGTAAGGGTCAGGACGTGTGAACGTGGTATAGATGCAATCTAA
- the nifK gene encoding nitrogenase molybdenum-iron protein subunit beta, translated as MLDSTPKEIIERSSGGVINPAKTCQPIGAMYAALGIHKCLPHSHGSQGCCSYHRAHLTRHFRDPIMASTSSFTEGASVFGGGSNLKTAIKNVFTIYKPDVMAIHTTCLSETIGDDIPSIIRTAEIPEGKLVIHANTPSYVGSHITGFSNMTKGMVNYLAEASGEKKKEQVNIIPGFVNPSDMREIKRMLKLMGIKFIMFPDTSGVVDSPMTGEFTMYPRGGTKVEDLVDAGNSKLTIALGSFASADAAFLLEKKCNVPAKVLKTPIGIRATDDLLMTLRKQFVKEVPYELEEERGQLVDIMTDTHFHFHGKKVAIFGDPDIVLSLTEFVLSLGMQPIHVLTGTPGTAFEKEISEMLAQAGIEGRVKAAGDLFTLHQWIKNEPVHLLIGNTYGKYIARAEDIPFVRIGFPILDRSVHTYLPIVGYKGAMRIIEMISSALLDRTDRDAADEDLELVM; from the coding sequence ATGTTGGACAGTACACCAAAAGAAATAATAGAACGCAGCAGCGGGGGCGTCATCAACCCGGCCAAGACCTGCCAGCCCATCGGCGCCATGTACGCCGCCCTGGGCATCCACAAATGCCTGCCCCACAGCCATGGTTCCCAGGGCTGTTGCTCCTACCACCGGGCGCATTTAACCAGGCATTTTCGGGACCCTATTATGGCTTCTACCAGTTCTTTTACAGAAGGTGCCTCTGTTTTTGGGGGTGGCAGCAATCTTAAAACTGCTATTAAAAATGTATTTACCATTTATAAACCCGATGTAATGGCTATTCATACCACTTGCTTATCAGAAACTATAGGCGATGATATCCCCAGTATTATCCGTACTGCAGAAATCCCGGAAGGGAAGCTGGTCATACATGCTAATACCCCCAGTTATGTGGGTTCCCATATCACCGGTTTTTCCAACATGACTAAGGGAATGGTGAATTACCTGGCAGAAGCCAGCGGGGAAAAGAAAAAGGAACAGGTGAACATCATACCTGGTTTTGTTAACCCGTCTGATATGAGAGAAATAAAGAGAATGCTTAAGTTAATGGGAATAAAATTCATTATGTTTCCTGATACCTCTGGCGTAGTAGATTCTCCCATGACCGGGGAGTTTACCATGTACCCCAGGGGAGGGACGAAAGTGGAAGACCTGGTAGATGCGGGGAATTCCAAGCTGACCATAGCTCTGGGCAGTTTTGCCTCGGCTGATGCCGCTTTCCTCCTGGAGAAAAAATGCAATGTACCTGCTAAAGTATTGAAAACACCTATCGGGATTAGGGCTACAGATGATTTACTGATGACGCTGCGCAAACAATTTGTAAAAGAAGTTCCCTATGAATTGGAAGAGGAAAGGGGACAACTGGTGGATATTATGACGGATACCCACTTTCACTTTCATGGAAAAAAAGTGGCTATTTTTGGCGACCCCGACATCGTTCTCTCTTTAACAGAATTTGTTCTGAGTTTAGGAATGCAGCCCATTCATGTATTGACAGGCACTCCTGGTACTGCCTTCGAAAAGGAAATAAGCGAAATGTTAGCACAAGCCGGAATAGAAGGAAGAGTAAAAGCAGCCGGAGATCTCTTTACCCTGCACCAGTGGATAAAGAATGAACCTGTACACTTATTAATTGGCAATACCTATGGAAAGTATATTGCCAGAGCGGAAGATATTCCCTTTGTGCGTATAGGATTCCCTATCCTGGACAGGAGTGTTCATACCTATCTCCCTATTGTCGGCTATAAAGGGGCTATGCGCATAATTGAAATGATCAGCAGCGCCCTCCTGGACAGAACAGACCGCGATGCTGCCGATGAGGATCTGGAGTTAGTGATGTAA
- the nifB gene encoding nitrogenase cofactor biosynthesis protein NifB, whose product MQCSCKRNIDNNTDSSNSKHPCYSFDAQHKYARLHLPVAPHCNISCNYCNRKFDCLHESRPGVTSEILNPMEALLRFQKVKERIENLSVVGIAGPGDALANWANVRKTIDLIQKSDPDILFCLSTNGLMLPEYAAEIIGLGLKHVTVTVNCLDQEIGAKIYEFVNYKGSRYWGKEAAQILIGNQLEGIAYLSHHGVLVKVNIVMVEGINDHHVPDIVRKVRDLGAFMTNIMPLIPAKGSSFEHYPETNIIKLNEMRKKCQTDLLQMYHCRQCRADAVGLLGNDRSLEFTEQVQKGA is encoded by the coding sequence GTGCAATGCTCATGCAAACGAAACATAGACAATAATACCGACAGTAGTAACAGTAAACATCCTTGTTACTCTTTTGATGCACAGCATAAATACGCCAGGCTCCATCTACCGGTAGCGCCACACTGCAATATCAGCTGTAATTACTGTAATCGAAAATTTGACTGTTTACATGAAAGCCGGCCAGGGGTAACCAGTGAAATATTAAATCCAATGGAAGCTTTACTGAGATTCCAAAAAGTTAAGGAAAGAATAGAGAATCTTAGCGTAGTTGGGATAGCCGGACCTGGTGATGCATTAGCTAACTGGGCAAATGTAAGAAAAACTATCGACTTGATTCAAAAGTCAGACCCTGACATACTTTTTTGTTTATCCACTAACGGGTTAATGCTCCCTGAGTATGCCGCAGAAATAATTGGACTGGGTTTAAAACATGTAACGGTTACTGTAAACTGCCTGGATCAGGAAATTGGGGCAAAAATTTATGAATTTGTAAACTATAAGGGCAGTCGTTACTGGGGTAAAGAAGCAGCACAGATTCTAATCGGTAACCAACTGGAGGGTATTGCTTACCTTTCACACCACGGTGTACTGGTGAAAGTAAATATAGTCATGGTTGAAGGTATCAATGATCATCATGTTCCCGACATTGTTAGAAAAGTGAGAGATTTGGGAGCCTTCATGACCAACATTATGCCTCTCATTCCCGCTAAGGGAAGTAGTTTTGAGCATTACCCTGAGACTAATATTATCAAACTCAACGAAATGAGAAAAAAATGTCAAACTGACCTCTTACAAATGTATCACTGCAGGCAGTGCAGGGCTGATGCCGTTGGTCTTCTGGGGAATGACAGGTCGTTGGAATTTACGGAACAGGTCCAGAAAGGAGCGTAA
- a CDS encoding Fe-only nitrogenase accessory AnfO family protein, producing MSDEIAVYLGENGETASLYEKGKVVIYQKEKGQWRIAREKDFSLQAVLSIKDLRTKMQEIIMFLHECKIFVGRSIVGIPYYILEKVQCSVWECSGKPKEFLTDIWHREEEERRNKMKRRKSPKSIFPVEVYPGVYTISLKEIQKKDSNLTSKQVLLPFLRKGEFESLEVLCNHIPLWLEGEILAGNFDKEIMELNEQEMKIVISRRVPEKTWSDSS from the coding sequence ATGTCTGACGAAATCGCGGTATACCTTGGTGAAAATGGAGAAACAGCATCTTTGTATGAGAAAGGCAAAGTGGTTATTTATCAAAAAGAAAAGGGACAATGGCGTATTGCCAGGGAAAAAGACTTCAGCCTGCAAGCAGTGCTTAGTATCAAGGATTTGAGGACGAAAATGCAGGAGATTATAATGTTTCTACATGAGTGCAAAATCTTTGTGGGACGTTCAATTGTAGGTATCCCTTATTATATCCTGGAGAAAGTGCAGTGCAGTGTGTGGGAGTGCAGCGGCAAACCAAAGGAATTCCTGACAGATATCTGGCACCGCGAGGAAGAGGAAAGACGTAATAAAATGAAACGGAGAAAATCCCCCAAGAGTATTTTCCCCGTTGAGGTTTATCCGGGGGTTTATACTATTTCCCTTAAAGAGATTCAAAAAAAGGACTCAAATTTGACTTCCAAACAGGTCCTGCTGCCTTTTCTCAGAAAAGGGGAATTTGAGTCCCTGGAAGTCTTGTGTAATCACATTCCCCTTTGGTTAGAAGGGGAAATACTGGCAGGTAATTTTGACAAAGAAATTATGGAACTCAATGAACAGGAAATGAAAATCGTCATCTCCAGGAGAGTTCCTGAGAAAACATGGTCTGACAGCAGCTAA
- the nifE gene encoding nitrogenase iron-molybdenum cofactor biosynthesis protein NifE, with product MLDLAIEERKDFVYTKSKQRKALKCDTDSISGAVSQRACVYCGARVVLNPITDAVHLVHGPIGCASYTWDIRGSLSSGSELYRNSFSTDLKEQDVIFGGEKKLTKAIEELVQKYRPRLVFVYSTCVVGVIGDDLEAVCRAMAAKHNIEIIPVQSSGFVGNKSMGYRAACDSLLRLIEPRRGQKIVKRKNCLNLMGDFNLAGETWIIKEYLNRMGLALNVAFTGDAKYETLKTATQASLNIVQCAGSMMYLAKKFEEKYGTPFLRVSFVGIEDTVESLRRIAKAINDQSVYEKTEELIAVEMEKTIPVIQEYGKALQGKKAAVYVGGGFKAISLIKQFKELGIEVVMIGTQTGGPEDYAAINDLVEEGTVILDDANPAEIERFTLEKGAHLLVGGVKERPLAYKLGLAFIDHNHDRKHPLCGFDGAVNFAREVYSTVCSPVWKYV from the coding sequence ATGCTGGATTTGGCCATCGAGGAAAGAAAGGATTTTGTTTATACCAAAAGTAAACAACGTAAAGCTTTAAAGTGTGATACAGACAGTATTTCCGGAGCGGTAAGTCAAAGGGCCTGTGTGTATTGTGGAGCCAGGGTTGTTCTCAATCCTATCACGGATGCTGTTCATCTGGTACATGGTCCTATTGGCTGTGCCAGCTATACCTGGGACATCCGGGGAAGCCTGAGCAGTGGCTCAGAACTGTATCGTAACAGTTTTTCTACGGATTTGAAAGAACAGGATGTAATTTTTGGCGGGGAAAAGAAGCTGACAAAAGCCATTGAAGAACTTGTACAGAAATACAGGCCCAGGTTAGTTTTTGTCTACTCAACCTGTGTTGTGGGCGTGATAGGTGATGATTTAGAAGCTGTATGCCGGGCCATGGCGGCAAAACATAATATCGAAATTATTCCTGTCCAGTCCAGCGGTTTTGTGGGGAATAAATCCATGGGCTACCGCGCTGCCTGTGACAGCCTCCTGCGGCTGATCGAGCCCCGGCGGGGGCAGAAAATCGTGAAGAGAAAGAATTGTCTCAACTTAATGGGTGATTTCAACCTGGCGGGTGAAACCTGGATTATTAAGGAATATCTGAACCGCATGGGGTTAGCGCTTAATGTGGCCTTTACCGGTGATGCCAAATACGAGACTTTAAAGACTGCCACCCAGGCTTCACTTAATATTGTCCAGTGTGCCGGTTCTATGATGTACCTGGCCAAAAAATTTGAGGAAAAGTATGGAACACCATTTCTCCGGGTTTCTTTTGTGGGCATTGAGGATACAGTGGAATCCTTACGCAGGATAGCCAAGGCAATTAATGACCAGTCGGTTTATGAAAAAACAGAAGAACTTATCGCGGTCGAAATGGAAAAAACCATACCGGTTATCCAGGAATATGGCAAGGCTCTCCAGGGTAAGAAAGCCGCTGTCTATGTGGGGGGTGGATTTAAGGCCATTTCCCTCATCAAACAGTTTAAGGAGTTGGGTATTGAAGTTGTCATGATTGGTACCCAAACGGGGGGACCGGAAGATTATGCAGCTATAAATGACCTGGTGGAAGAAGGTACAGTGATCCTGGATGATGCCAATCCGGCAGAAATCGAAAGATTTACTTTGGAAAAAGGAGCTCATCTCTTGGTAGGTGGGGTTAAGGAAAGGCCGCTGGCCTATAAATTGGGGCTAGCCTTTATTGACCATAACCATGACCGGAAACATCCTTTATGCGGGTTTGACGGGGCAGTAAATTTTGCCCGGGAAGTATACTCTACGGTTTGCTCCCCGGTCTGGAAATATGTCTAA
- the nifH gene encoding nitrogenase iron protein, with product MRQVAIYGKGGIGKSTTTQNTVAALAEAGKKVMVVGCDPKADSTRLLLHGLCQKTVMDTLRDEGEDIDLDDIMKPGFKGVKCVESGGPEPGVGCAGRGIITSINLLESLNAYDKDLDYVFYDVLGDVVCGGFAMPIREGKAEEIYIVASGELMALYAANNIAKGIQKYAKSGKVRLGGIICNSRKVDNEYELLKAFAEEIGSQLIHFVPRDNIVQRAEINKKTVIDFDKEANQANEYRKLAKAIDENRMFVIPKPMTQDRLEELMMQYGFLDAIA from the coding sequence ATGAGACAGGTAGCGATTTATGGAAAAGGCGGGATTGGTAAATCGACGACGACGCAGAATACCGTGGCTGCCCTGGCTGAGGCTGGCAAGAAAGTAATGGTGGTGGGCTGTGACCCCAAAGCCGACTCTACCAGGTTACTGCTGCACGGGTTGTGTCAGAAAACGGTAATGGATACCTTACGGGACGAGGGGGAAGATATCGATCTGGATGATATTATGAAACCGGGTTTTAAAGGTGTAAAATGTGTAGAATCTGGTGGACCCGAGCCCGGAGTGGGTTGTGCAGGGCGCGGTATTATCACATCCATTAATTTGTTAGAGTCATTAAACGCATATGACAAGGATCTGGATTATGTCTTCTATGATGTACTGGGTGACGTGGTTTGTGGCGGTTTCGCCATGCCCATCCGGGAAGGAAAAGCGGAGGAAATATACATTGTAGCTTCAGGAGAGCTCATGGCCCTTTATGCTGCCAATAACATCGCCAAAGGCATTCAAAAATATGCCAAATCAGGGAAAGTGCGGCTGGGTGGTATCATCTGCAACAGCCGGAAGGTTGATAATGAATATGAATTGCTGAAAGCTTTTGCCGAGGAAATCGGTTCCCAATTGATTCATTTCGTGCCCCGCGACAATATTGTCCAGCGGGCGGAAATAAACAAGAAAACTGTAATAGACTTTGACAAGGAGGCCAACCAGGCTAATGAGTACCGGAAATTGGCCAAGGCCATCGATGAAAACAGGATGTTTGTCATTCCTAAACCCATGACCCAGGACCGCCTGGAAGAACTAATGATGCAGTACGGTTTTCTTGATGCCATAGCGTAA
- the nifD gene encoding nitrogenase molybdenum-iron protein alpha chain has protein sequence MAINEKMLDKILDQYPAKVKRNRKKHIIIKDADLARQEIEANTRTIPGIITNRHCAFAGCKGVVLGPLKDMVHIVHGPIGCAYYTWGTRRNKAKSEEGKKNYLNYCVSTDMQESDIVFGGEKKLANVIDEVVEIFKPNAITVSATCPVGLIGDDLAAVAKAAEKRHGIQVLAFNCEGYKGVSQSAGHHIANNGLMEKVIGQGEMEKAPARYSINLLGEYNIGGDGWEIQRVLEEIGYHVISVMTGDGSYEELKNAHVAELNLVQCHRSINYIAEMLETKYGTPWLKVNFIGIQNTIDSLKNMALYFDDPDLLQKTEEVIARELARIQPVMDQYRKICQGKTAFCFVGGSRGHHYQGLFAELGIETVLAGYEFAHRDDYEGRQVIPFIKPDADSKNIPDLQVVPDEKHFRLKISPAKMEELKARIPLSHYSGMITEMKDGSIIVDDLNHYETEEFIKLLKPDIFASGIKDKYVVQKMGIPAKQLHSYDYSGPYAGFNGAVKFAEDVSMAFVSPTWNFIAPPWKHEPLLEGTIGEGVS, from the coding sequence ATGGCAATAAACGAAAAAATGCTGGATAAAATACTGGATCAGTATCCGGCTAAGGTAAAAAGAAATCGCAAAAAGCACATAATCATCAAGGACGCGGACCTGGCCCGCCAGGAGATTGAAGCCAACACTAGGACCATTCCCGGCATAATTACCAACCGCCACTGTGCCTTTGCCGGGTGTAAAGGGGTGGTGCTGGGTCCTTTAAAGGATATGGTCCATATTGTGCATGGTCCCATAGGGTGTGCCTACTATACCTGGGGTACCCGTCGCAACAAAGCCAAGAGTGAAGAAGGAAAAAAGAATTACCTCAATTATTGCGTTTCCACGGATATGCAGGAAAGTGATATCGTTTTTGGCGGGGAAAAAAAATTAGCCAATGTTATTGATGAAGTGGTGGAAATCTTTAAACCCAATGCCATCACTGTTTCTGCCACTTGCCCTGTGGGGCTGATCGGGGACGATTTGGCTGCAGTGGCCAAAGCAGCTGAAAAAAGACACGGCATCCAAGTACTGGCTTTCAATTGTGAAGGCTATAAAGGAGTCAGTCAATCTGCCGGTCACCATATTGCCAACAACGGCCTCATGGAGAAAGTTATCGGACAGGGGGAAATGGAGAAGGCCCCTGCCAGGTATTCCATCAATCTCCTGGGAGAATACAACATTGGCGGAGACGGCTGGGAGATTCAAAGGGTCCTGGAGGAGATAGGTTATCATGTGATTTCCGTGATGACAGGGGATGGTTCTTACGAAGAATTAAAAAACGCCCATGTGGCGGAGTTGAACCTGGTCCAATGTCATCGTTCTATCAACTATATAGCGGAAATGCTGGAGACAAAATACGGTACGCCCTGGCTAAAAGTTAACTTTATTGGGATTCAGAACACTATTGATTCTTTGAAAAATATGGCCCTCTATTTTGACGACCCTGATTTGCTGCAGAAGACGGAAGAGGTTATTGCCAGGGAACTGGCCCGGATTCAACCGGTGATGGACCAGTACAGAAAAATTTGCCAGGGGAAAACAGCTTTCTGCTTTGTAGGGGGGTCCCGGGGACATCATTACCAGGGGTTGTTTGCGGAATTAGGCATTGAGACGGTGCTCGCCGGTTATGAGTTTGCCCACCGTGATGATTATGAGGGTAGACAGGTTATCCCCTTTATAAAGCCTGATGCGGACTCCAAAAACATACCTGACCTTCAGGTGGTCCCTGATGAAAAGCATTTCAGGCTGAAAATATCCCCGGCCAAGATGGAAGAACTGAAGGCGAGAATTCCCCTGAGCCATTATTCAGGTATGATTACAGAAATGAAAGATGGCAGCATTATTGTGGACGATCTAAATCATTATGAAACGGAAGAATTTATCAAGCTGTTAAAACCTGATATTTTTGCCTCCGGTATTAAAGATAAATATGTGGTACAGAAAATGGGCATTCCGGCCAAACAGCTTCATTCCTATGATTACAGCGGTCCCTACGCAGGTTTTAACGGCGCCGTGAAATTTGCCGAAGATGTGAGCATGGCTTTTGTCTCCCCCACCTGGAATTTCATAGCGCCGCCATGGAAACATGAACCATTACTGGAAGGAACAATCGGAGAAGGAGTGTCGTAA
- a CDS encoding P-II family nitrogen regulator: protein MIMIRAIVRPEKTNTILAELNSAGFPAVTKIDVVGRGKQKGVRIGDVIYDEIPKEMLMMVVGDEDKEDVINIILKYAKTGEKGNYGDGKIFVSPVEEVYTISSGKKGL, encoded by the coding sequence ATGATAATGATCAGGGCTATTGTTAGACCGGAAAAAACTAATACCATTCTGGCTGAGCTAAACAGTGCCGGGTTTCCTGCCGTTACAAAAATAGATGTGGTAGGACGGGGTAAGCAAAAAGGAGTAAGAATTGGCGACGTGATTTATGATGAGATACCTAAAGAAATGCTGATGATGGTAGTAGGGGATGAAGACAAGGAAGATGTAATAAATATTATTCTTAAATACGCTAAAACCGGGGAAAAAGGCAATTACGGTGACGGAAAAATCTTCGTAAGTCCCGTGGAAGAAGTGTACACCATCAGCAGCGGCAAAAAGGGTCTCTAA